The following is a genomic window from Bacillus sp. V2I10.
CAGACCCGAAACTTAGAAAAACAAATAGCACGCGGGATGAAATGGAAATAGCAGTTGTGATATATGCGAAAGAAAATAAAAAGCCCGTATTTGGAATCTGCAGGGGCATAGCTATGCTTAACGCAGCTCTTGGAGGAACGGTCACCCAGGATATTGAAAGCAATTACGAGAATCCGATTAAGCATTATCAAACAGCTGACCGCCCAAATCCAACTCATGAAATCATGATTGAGAAAGGCAGCAAACTGCAGAACATTTTTGGAACAGAAACAGTCCGTGTGAACAGTATGCATCATCAGGCTGTCGGAAAGCTTGCAGATGGACTAGTGGCAACAGCCAAGGCAACTGATGGCATTATCGAAGGAATTGAAGGAACCGATAATGAGTGGTATGTGCTTGCTGTTCAATGGCATCCTGAGGAAATGGCTGCCCAGGATGAGGCGATGCATAACCTGTTTAAAACATTTGTAGGTAAATGCAGAAAAAAATGAAAGCGGCATAATGCTGCTTCCATTTTTTTTGGTTTGATTCTTGAAAATGTGGATGTTCACAATTGTACGGAATTATTTGTAAAAGTCTTGGAATAATCTTAGAAAGTCTCGGAATTGAATATAAAAGTGTGGGAATTAATACGAAAAGTCTAGGAATAAAGGTTGTAAATCAAGAAATAAGTGCAAACCAATAAATATGAGTATAAACCCCGGAATTTCAGAGTCTTCCGGGGAAATTCTTATCCTGTCTGTCGGGTCTGACCAGTCGATTCTGCTTTTCTTTATTGAAGATAAGGTGATTGCTGCTGCAGATAATCAGCAAACTGCTGATAAGATTGCTGAAGCTTTTGGCTGTCTGCCGCTTCAAGCTTGTACCAGCCGTTTTTGTACATCACATTATATAATTCTCTTTGGCAATTTTGAGTTTCGTTGAAGATTCCCTGAATATCCTGATAAAGAGAATCATGGCTCATCTCATTTAGGACAGTGCAATAAGAATCTGTCATATATTTTTCGGTAGCCAGCAGTTCATTAATAAAGTCACGGTCATTCATTTGAGGGGTTTTAGGTACTTGTGTTTCAGGGTTGCCGATTTTGGTCTGGTTCTGATTATTATTCATCCTGCACCTCTCCTATTGAAGCTGAGCTTTCTGATTTGGATTTAAATGAGTTAAAATTTTAGAATAGTGCTGTTCATGCATTTTTCCAACCTTCTCAAGCTCGCTTTTTAATTGCTGATCACTGCATTGTGATGCAAAGAAGTGAGCTTTTTTCATGGCAAGCAAGTTCCATGAAAGCATATCTGTTAAATAAAGGTGATCTTTTGTTGTAATGACAGACGGCGGCTGCTGCATCATCCCTTGCTGTGTGCCTGTATTCTGCTGTTGTTGCATAGTATATATAACCTCCTTCAAACATTTTCTTCCTTATCGTTCCTCATCCATAAAATACTATACGGAATTTTAGTGACGGGCATTGCAAATGAGCTTAAAATATTTTCAAACTATTCTAAAGATGATAAAATAACAGATAATTCTTAATTTTTGCGCTGGAGAGCGGGGGACTTTATATGGAGCAATTACTTCGAAGCTTTTTTTTGTTTTTATCAAAAAATAAAGTACTGACCAAAGCAGCTAAAAGGTATGGACTGAGATTTGGAGCTGCTCGCTTTGT
Proteins encoded in this region:
- a CDS encoding gamma-glutamyl-gamma-aminobutyrate hydrolase family protein, whose product is MDDSKPVIGISSSVVDHGDIPSVHVHQKYISSVIQAGGIPVVIPLVDDEMAKVIVSKCDGFILSGGEDVDPHSYGEDPDPKLRKTNSTRDEMEIAVVIYAKENKKPVFGICRGIAMLNAALGGTVTQDIESNYENPIKHYQTADRPNPTHEIMIEKGSKLQNIFGTETVRVNSMHHQAVGKLADGLVATAKATDGIIEGIEGTDNEWYVLAVQWHPEEMAAQDEAMHNLFKTFVGKCRKK
- a CDS encoding spore coat protein — protein: MNNNQNQTKIGNPETQVPKTPQMNDRDFINELLATEKYMTDSYCTVLNEMSHDSLYQDIQGIFNETQNCQRELYNVMYKNGWYKLEAADSQKLQQSYQQFADYLQQQSPYLQ